From the Rhizobium sp. ARZ01 genome, the window TGCGGATCGTGCTGCGCCACATCATGCCGCTCTGCATGCCCTCGCTGATCGTGCGCGTCACGCTCGACATGGCCGGCATCATCCTGACCGCCGCCGGCCTCGGCTTCCTCGGCCTCGGCGCACAGCCGCCGCTGCCCGAATGGGGTGCCATGATCGCCTCCGGTCGCCGCTTCATCCTCGACCAGTGGTGGGTTGCCGCCGCTCCGGGTGCCGCAATCCTCATCGTGAGCCTCGGCTTCAACCTGCTCGGTGATGGCCTGCGCGACGCGCTTGATCCGAAGGAGGAAGGCCGGTGAAGCCCCTTCTCGACATCGAAGACCTGCGCGTCACCTTCCCCGGCCGCTCCGGCCCGATCCAGGCGGTGCGCGGCGTCTCCTTGAAGCTCGGCCGCGAACGGCTCGGCATTGTCGGCGAATCCGGTTCCGGCAAGTCGCAGACCGGCCGCGCCATCATGGGCCTGACGCCGCCGCAAGCGACGGTCGCAGCCAAGAAGATGATGTTCAACGACATCGACCTGCTGGCGGCCAGCCCCAGGCAGCGCCGGTCGCTGCGCGGCAAGCAGATGGCCATGATCTTGCAGGATCCGAAATATTCGCTGAACCCGGTGATGACCATCGGCCGGCAGATCATGGAAACGCTGAAGACGCACGAAAGCGTCTCGCGCGGAGAGGCCCGCGACCGCGCTCTCGCCATGCTGGAAGCCGTACAGATCCGCGATCCCAAGCGTGTTTTCGACCTACACCCGCACGAGGTTTCCGGCGGCATGGGTCAACGCGCCATGATCGCAATGATGCTCGTTGCCGGTCCCGAACTCCTGATCGCCGACGAGCCGACTTCAGCGCTCGACGTTACCGTGCAGCTCGAAGTGCTCGGCATCCTCGACCGGCTGGTTGCTGATCGCGGTATGGGCCTGCTGTTCGTCTCGCACGACCTGCGCCTCGTCTCGACCTTCTGCGACCGGGTGATCGTCATGTATGCGGGCAAGATCGTGGAAGAGCTCGCGAGTGCGGACCTTGCGAATGCACAGCATCCTTATACGCGCGGATTGCTGAACTCGTTGCCGCGTATCGGCAACGACCGACACCCCCTTCCCGTTCTCGATCGCAAACCGGAGTGGGCCCTATGACCGCGGCGCTCGAAGTCAAGGCGCTCAGCGTCGAATATCATGGCCACAGGGCGCTCAACAACGTCAGCGTCTCTGTTGTGCGCGGCGAATCCTTTGGCCTCGTCGGTGAATCTGGTTCTGGCAAGTCAACGTTGCTGCGCGCCGTTGCAGGACTGGCACCGGTCAGCGCCGGCACGATCGCGATCGATGGCAAGCAGCTGTCCAAGGACAAGCGCGATCGCGCCTTCTACCGCGAAGTCCAGATGGTCTTCCAGGACCCCTACGGCTCGCTGCATCCCCGCCAGACGATCGATCGCGCGCTGCTTGAGCCACTCGCCATTCACGGTTTCGATAACACCGAGAAGCGCATCGTTCGTGCGCTCGAGGAAGTCGGGCTCGGCAAGGGCTTCCGCTTCCGCTACCCGCACCAGCTTTCCGGCGGTCAGCGCCAGCGTGTGGCGATCGCCCGTGCTCTGATCGTCGAACCCTCGATCGTGCTCCTCGACGAGCCGACTTCGGCGCTCGACGCCTCGGTGCAGGCGGAAATCCTGAACCTGCTGGAACAGACCCGCAAGGACCGCAAGCTGACCTTCGTCATGGTCAGCCACGATCTCGCGGTCGTGAACCACATGTGCGAGCGCCTTGCGATCATGCAGGGCGGCCACGTTGTGGAGACGCTTCCCGCCTCCGCTCTTGCAAGCCACGCCTTCGAGGCGCCCTACACCAAGAAGCTCTTCGAGGCGAGCGAAGGCTTTCGACGCACGGGACCGGCATGATCCTCTCCCCCGGCACGCGCGCGGTTCGGGGGAGATTTTCGCGACATCATACAGCCGCGGGTAAGCGATGCGGCCATACGCTGAACGCCTCAGTTCCCCATTCGTGACCACAACTGACTTGACGCTGCATGCAGTGCCGAGCGCTGCGCATTTCTCTGAACGGTCAAGCTTGTTATGCTTCGATCAGTCGGGGCGGCATCGGTGCTATCGTAGATGGCCCATCCAGAATGGCGGCTTGAACGGGAGCGACGCGGATGAGAATTGCGTTTTTGCTTTTCGCCTTCACCTTGTGCCTAGCAGGCTGCTCACCAACGGCCGGCGGCGGGAGCTATCCGGAGCCGATTCCGGGGAGCATTACCTATGGCGGACAGCCGCGCACGAAACTCACCAAATCCCCCGTCGGCAGCTGGTTCAACCATCGCTTCTCCGATCAGTCTGGCAATCTGGTCCAGGAGACCTACGTCATTCAGACCGACCGGTCGCTGCTTCTAGTGAACCGTCTCGTCATCGTTGAGGACGCCCTGAGCGATTAATAACATCTGCAGGAAGTGCTCGCAGGCTCAGGGATAGAGTGCCTGGGTTCGGCTAATTTGTGATTGTGGGGAGCGACCGATACGAGAGTTGCCGCTTGCTTGCCTTCTGGTTTTTGCCACACCCTAAATCAGTTAATTCTTAAGCTGTTGCCGACACAATCAGGCGGCGCGTGTCCGACGGGAGACGCGCAAACAGACCGAGAAGACGCCTGGCGGATCATGAAACGTTTCGATGCAGTCCTGCGCAGTTCCATTGCCCTTCTCCGCACGAAGGGGCATTTCCTTCTGACCTTCGGTATTACCGCCGGCGTCGTCGTCGCTCTTGCGCTTGCCGACCAGCAAAATCGGCAGCTTCAGGAAGAATATTCCCGCTCATCCGTAACCCGCCAACTGTCCCTTCTTCGCGCCCGCCTCGAGGGAAATATCCAGGGGGACATCAAGCTGGTGCAAGGCCTTGTTGCCGCGTTGTCGACCGAGCCGGACATGGATCAGGACCGGTTCGCCGATCTCGCCCGACGCACCCTCTCCGGCGAATCCCGCATCCGCAACATCGCCGTTGCGCCGGATCTCGTTGTCTCACGGATCTATCCCGTAAAGGGCAACGAAAAATCGCTCGGCCTCGATTACCGGCGCAATCAGGCACAGAACGTGGCGGCCTTGCGCGCCCGTGACACCGAACGCATGGTGCTTACCGGACCGGTCAAGCTCGTTCAGGGCGGCCGTGGCCTTATTGCCCGTTACCCGATCTTTCGTGACAACACCGACAAGAAGCAACGGTTCTGGGGCATAGTTTCCGCCGTTGTCGATCTGGAAAAATTGATCCACAGCGCCGGCCTTCGGGCTGCGGATCTTCCGATCGACGTGGCGCTTGCGACCATCAGTCCAACAGGAAAACTTGCCGAGCCCTTCATGGGCCAGGCCGAAACCCTGGTCAACGATCCGGTCAGAATGACGATCAATCTCGGAAGCGGCGAACGGTGGGTGCTGGCGGCCGTCCCAAAAGCCGGCTGTGAGAAATCCCTGTGGCCCTTCCGCATCCGGCTATTTGGGCTTGGTATCGTTATTGTCGCACCGGTCCTTTGGTCTTGCTGCCTTATGCGGGAGCGGCAAAGGCATATTGTGGAGCTCGAAACGGCCCGGCGGGCGATGGAGCATAACTCGTTGCACGATACACTGACGGGGCTGGCGAACCGGCGCTACCTCGACCAGGTGCTGGAGCGTCTTGATCCGATTGAGGCACCGCTCACCATTCTTCACATCGACCTCGACCGCTTCAAAGAGATCAACGATACGCTCGGCCATGCAGCCGGCGACGAGATCCTCAGGCGCTCCGCCGATGTCTTGAGGGCGCAGATCGGCAACGGGGACCTTATCGCCCGGATCGGCGGCGACGAGTTCGTGATCGTTTCGACCGAAGATCGCGATTTGCGTGGTCACCTTTCGCTGGCAGAACAGATCGTGCGCGAAATGAGCCAGCCGATACTGCTCGACAATCATGAATGCCGCATTGGCGCAAGCGTCGGCGTCGCATCCCGTGCGTCGTCGGACGAAGCCACAAAGCAGCTGCTGATCAACGCCGATCTGGCGCTCTACGAAGCCAAGCGCAATGGCCGCAATCGCGTAGAGTACTTCAACGAGACATTGCGCCTGAACACGGTCCGGATAAAGCAGACCGGCGACGAAATCCTGCGGGCGCTCGAGCGTGGGGAATTCACGGCCTACTACCATCCGCAATTCGATGCCTCTACGTTCGAGATTACCGGGGTCGAGGCGCTGGCGCGCTGGAACCATCCTTCACGCGGCGTCCTTGCGCCTGACGCCTTTCTCTCGATTGCAGAAAACCTCAATGTCGTTGCCGCCATCGACGATACGGTCCTGCGTCACGCGATGCTGCAGTTCACACGCTGGTCGGCGAGCGATTTCGGCATTCCGAAGGTTTCCGTCAATGTCTCCGCCCAGCGCCTGCGCGACGAAACACTGCTTGACACCCTGCGGGGACTGGCGCCGCGGGCCGGTACGCTGTCGTTCGAGCTTTTGGAATCAATCTCCTTCGACACGGCCGATGACCAGTTGCGTCATACGATCGATAAGATACAAGCGCTCGGCATCGACATCGAGATTGACGACTTCGGCACCGGCTA encodes:
- a CDS encoding ABC transporter ATP-binding protein; translation: MKPLLDIEDLRVTFPGRSGPIQAVRGVSLKLGRERLGIVGESGSGKSQTGRAIMGLTPPQATVAAKKMMFNDIDLLAASPRQRRSLRGKQMAMILQDPKYSLNPVMTIGRQIMETLKTHESVSRGEARDRALAMLEAVQIRDPKRVFDLHPHEVSGGMGQRAMIAMMLVAGPELLIADEPTSALDVTVQLEVLGILDRLVADRGMGLLFVSHDLRLVSTFCDRVIVMYAGKIVEELASADLANAQHPYTRGLLNSLPRIGNDRHPLPVLDRKPEWAL
- a CDS encoding ABC transporter ATP-binding protein: MTAALEVKALSVEYHGHRALNNVSVSVVRGESFGLVGESGSGKSTLLRAVAGLAPVSAGTIAIDGKQLSKDKRDRAFYREVQMVFQDPYGSLHPRQTIDRALLEPLAIHGFDNTEKRIVRALEEVGLGKGFRFRYPHQLSGGQRQRVAIARALIVEPSIVLLDEPTSALDASVQAEILNLLEQTRKDRKLTFVMVSHDLAVVNHMCERLAIMQGGHVVETLPASALASHAFEAPYTKKLFEASEGFRRTGPA
- a CDS encoding EAL domain-containing protein; the encoded protein is MKRFDAVLRSSIALLRTKGHFLLTFGITAGVVVALALADQQNRQLQEEYSRSSVTRQLSLLRARLEGNIQGDIKLVQGLVAALSTEPDMDQDRFADLARRTLSGESRIRNIAVAPDLVVSRIYPVKGNEKSLGLDYRRNQAQNVAALRARDTERMVLTGPVKLVQGGRGLIARYPIFRDNTDKKQRFWGIVSAVVDLEKLIHSAGLRAADLPIDVALATISPTGKLAEPFMGQAETLVNDPVRMTINLGSGERWVLAAVPKAGCEKSLWPFRIRLFGLGIVIVAPVLWSCCLMRERQRHIVELETARRAMEHNSLHDTLTGLANRRYLDQVLERLDPIEAPLTILHIDLDRFKEINDTLGHAAGDEILRRSADVLRAQIGNGDLIARIGGDEFVIVSTEDRDLRGHLSLAEQIVREMSQPILLDNHECRIGASVGVASRASSDEATKQLLINADLALYEAKRNGRNRVEYFNETLRLNTVRIKQTGDEILRALERGEFTAYYHPQFDASTFEITGVEALARWNHPSRGVLAPDAFLSIAENLNVVAAIDDTVLRHAMLQFTRWSASDFGIPKVSVNVSAQRLRDETLLDTLRGLAPRAGTLSFELLESISFDTADDQLRHTIDKIQALGIDIEIDDFGTGYASIVSLMDLSPRRLKIDRRLVMPILESYSQQRLISSIIDIGRHRGIEIVAEGAETLMHAKLLRDLGCQVLQGFAFARPMSADDFMTFVRDRHWLALQQRA